The stretch of DNA tagagactaatccttctatttattgatcctttgcctgagttttcttgtttttgagcatcctcgattaaatgccagatgaagaagtgactgctctgggtacttgctttgacctgatgaaaatcctaaagatatgtcatctcagggggtcaaaaattagggtatgacactatggtgatcaaacctattgatcatcgcaactaacggtaacatattaaaccagggttgtacgccatttaaaacactcaaactcatctcttcaatactgcgattttcaaaactacgataaggtaattcagaataccttgcgaacttcgcatttcaaaaactacgacaagGTAACTTAAAATGCCTTCAAAACACTTCatatctaattctaaggcgtacaaccctgccccgaactacgtagactctgattctccctaaggagatacgtaggcacttggcaacaaggcgagtccccttcctcaaaactcTAATCAGGTTCAAACTTTgccctttaaccctattaactttctgtcacctttctttattttagccacaaacctttaccttaaaatgcaaaccttaggaaagggttgagggtgcctaacaccttccctcgatctgattatagtatcttaccccgatctcttaactacgTAGAGATTCCTATTCgtcctggtagaataggtggagactctaaaaatcttaatttttagggcaggttgctacaggagGGATTGAATATCTTCGTATTACAAAATATAATTCGGACAAAAAATGTGTAATGGAAAAGTTACTAGCTTTATCCTCtagcttgtactacacttatattagtacaactgAAGCACATACAACTGAAGTTTACAAATAATGATAAATTTCTAATTTGGCATGACCGGTTGGGTCATCCCGGTTATATAATAAtgcgaaaaataattgaaaattcatgCGGTCATCAATTAATAAGTAGAGAAATGATTCAATCAAATAAGTTCTCAAGCAGCTTTTGCTCGCAGGGGAAGTTGATAATTCGGCCATCACCAACAAAAACAGGAAATGAATCTATCAGTTTTTTAGAGCGTATACATGGTGATATTTGGGGGCCAATACACCCATCATGTGTACCATTTAGATATTTTACAGTTTTAATTGATGCATCAACTTGATGGTCACATGTTTGTTTGTTGTCAACTCGCAACCAGGCGTTTGCGAGATTGCTAGCTCAACTGATTCGAATAAGAGCTCATTTCCCTGATTATCCTGTCAAGAAAACTCATCTGGATAATGCTTCAGAATTTTCATCGCAAGCATTTAATGAGTATTGTATGTCTATTGGAATAGACATTGAACATCCAGTAACACATGTTCATACACAAAATGGACTTGCGGAATCATTTATTAAGAGAATAAAATTAATTGCAAGACCACTGATTATGAGATGCAAACTCccaatttctgcttggggacatgCAATTTTGCATGTTGCAACATTGATTCGCATCAGGCCAACGAGTTACCACACCTCTTCCCCTTAACAATTAGTTTTTGGTAAAGAACCTAATATTTCCCATCTAAGAATTCAATTTCTCTACCACAGCGCAATAAGATGGGTCCTCAAAGGAGGATGGGAATATATGTTGGATATGAATCTCCATCTACTCTAAAGTACCTTGAACCAATAACAGGGGATTTATTCACTGCTCATTTTGCTGATtgtcattttgatgaatcaaatTTTCCAGCATTAGGGGAGAGAATAAGAAGCTGGAAAAAGAGATCAGTTGGAATGAATTATCATTATCTCATCTTGATCCTTGAACAAAACAATGTAAACTAGAAGTTCAAAAGATAATTCAGTTGAAAAACTTAGCAAATCAATTACCAAATGCATTCACTGATCCAAAAGGTGTGACTAAATCATATATACCAGCTGCAAATGCTCCAATAAAAATTGATATCCCTGTTGGGCAATCAAATGAGTCTCAACCACGCCTGAAGCGTTGTAGACCAATCGGTTCTAAAGATAAAATTCCTCGAACAAGAAAGGGAGCTAAgaataaagatgacccaagtgaggatatagaAAATCCTTCAGACATAATAAACATTTCATCTCTAGAAGAGATTGATCAGGTACTTGAAactcatgaaaataaagagatctcgataaattatgtccaaaATGGAATACAATGGAACCGAAATGAAGTCGACATTGATGATCTTTTTGCATACATTATAGCGCTAAATGAGATAAATGAAAAAGAGGATCACGAACCAGCGTCTATAAAAATTTGTAGACAAAGTGAGGACTGGCCAAAATGGAAAGATGCAATTGAAGCAGAATTAAACTCACTCTACAAAAGACAagtttttggacctgtagtccgaacacctgagGGTGTGAAGCCAGTTGGATACATATGGGTTTTCGTacgaaaacaaaatgaaaaaggTGAAATTGTGAGATACAAAGCTCAGCTTGTCGCTCAAGGGTTTTCCCAaagacctggaattgattttgatgaGACATATTCACCTGTTATGGATGCAAGCACTTTTTGATATCTAATAAGCCTAGTAGCACATGAAGAGCTTAATTTACATATGATGGATGTTGTAATAGCTTATTTGTATGGTTCACTTGATAGTGAAATTTTCATGAAACTCCCttaagggttcaatataccagataCACACAACTCTAAATCTCGAGAACGCTACTCCATAagattgaacaagtctctctatgggctgaaacaatttGGAAAAATATGGTATAATCGTCTTAGAGAATATTTGCTTAGAGaaggatatacaaataactccatttgtccctgtatttttaaaaaaagattagGAAAGGAATTTGCAATAATAACTGTCTATGTGGGTGACATAAATATTATCtgaactcctgaagagctcccAAAAGCTTTAAATTGTTTAAAGAaacagtttgagatgaaggacctaggaaaaaCAAAATTATGTCTAGGTTTACAAATTGAACATTTGGATaaaggaatatttgtacatcatgAAGCCTATATAGAAAAAGTGCTAAAatgcttctatatggacaaatgtcacccgttgtctactccaatggttgttagatcattagatgtggagaaagatcctttcagacctcaaaaaaaggatgaagaattgcttggtcctgaagtaccatatctcagtgcaattggaACACTAAtataccttgctaattatacacgtacATATATATATCATTTGTTGTAAGTCTATTAGCAAGATACAGTTCTTCATCTACACGACGGCATTGGAGCAGCGtaaaacatatacttcgttaccttagaggtgttagaacaagattgagaatctatgttcataaTCGGGTTTTGATGATTACAAGcatatattttgattagtaacaattttattacaaaTGTTTTAATTTAGTGTGCACATACTATACTATAAgtcttatacaggattcatcagaaaaagagtacaacaacTACATCAGAAACTGGCTCATATATGTTCTAATTAAGAATACGTCAAACAAGCCAAGTTCAGCAAATCAGAAGTAAAGAAGCAACAATGAAGAACAAGACCATTCAGAAGAATATGAAACAACAACAGTATCACAAGAAGCTAGATTTCAACAATCCTCAAAGAAATACCAACAACAAGCACACAATCAAAAATTACATCAGAAGCTTCAAGGAAACTTAACAAGAAAGATCAGCTACAAGAAGTTTTGCAACATCAGAAGATAATGCACGtagaaagatcagaagttctgaagttacaagtTCAAAAGCTACAACGCAGTGACATACAAAATGCAAACAACAAAAGAGTCACTTAtgaaccaatgaagaatctacagctcagcatacaaATTGAACAAAATACAAAGCTTAGAATCAAATGTATGATGAATCAAACATTGAAATACACATCACATGCCTACAAGAAGAAtctcagaagatgaagaagaagaaaacctgcTGTTAAGTAGTATCCTCCAATGGAGTTAGAAGATAttcaagaatacttgatcatGTGGTTAAATGATCATATTGAAAGACAAAGGAAATAGAAGACACTGAGTTGTTGCCCGTAGAGTGATTCATGTTTACTGATGTTCATCAATGTGTCATCAGCTGTAATAAGCTTTAAGATCAGTATTGGCTGAAGATCAACATGAAGAAGCAATTCAATAGAGTTGctgctctaaatctgctttcaAAAGATCATTTGAAGAAGCAACTCAAAGCAGAGCTGATACTCTGAATCTGCTTGAAAAagatgaagatcaaatcagaagcaatcaacaatagagttgttgctctaaatcagcttaagtagttttgaagatgaagatctggACAAGAAGCAACAAACATAAGAGCTGCTGCTCTTAATCTGATCTCATAAGAAGAAGAACTCAcccagaagttgaagaaaagaagaatGCAAGATATTTGATTCTTGTATTtgaatgtaaaacacatagagttgttgctcgtagagtGTTATATCATAGAAACTTCTGATAGGATGTTtcggcaccagaagtgacttctagttagTGTGCCATAAACAGATGTACTTAAAAATAGGAGAAATCTTCTTAGCTAAGAAGCACTcatgtaatctccagaagatgccttgagcgaccagtTAAGGTTAGAAGCTTGAGAAGAAAATTGGTTGCGCTCATTCtggaaatctcttggagaccaagtgaaggtcaggagtccaggagtcaatggatgttatatgtCGTGGAGACCACTGAACAGTCGATTGCAGTCAGTCACAGCAGGTAGctgtgcagggagttagtcacaacgtgttgttgtgcaggttactagattattgaacgttatatccagaagggatcactgaacggttcagtcatctaggggttagttactcgcgggtagcttgtgcaaggttagtcacagcagttggctgtgcaggattgttagtcacgacggaggatcgtgcagatgtaatcaagttaggttatagtggattaagacctttggacagaggaaaatcacctgaagaaggtggactagaggtagccttattcagaaggtgaaccggTATAAAAATAAACGTGTTCTTAAATTTTTGTACAACTTATTTAAACTCCGTTCAAGTCGTGTAAAAAtattcagaactgtactgagcaagtcagaagttctgataatacaTAAGAATTTTAAATGAAAATCTCATTACTTATGCCACTCCATTCCAAGCATGCTTCTGCAACACATTAGCATATCAAGAAGATGatataaaaagaaagaaaggaaagacaataaaaagaaagggaatctttatctgataaagaacacaattcaatcccccatttcttgtgtttttctccaccttcaataggtatcagagcatggctctgtattgatctcaagatcaaacacttaaccatgtAGAGAGATCCAAAAGGAGAAAAACCATACTGAGAAGAAAATCAATGTCATATTCCAACACTCGGTATAATCAGAAGATGTCAAGGCTAGATCTCAAGACTCTGAACGTGTCATCTACATATCAAAAGGAGTTTGAAAATCAACAAAAGAATATGCGCTCAATGGAAATATTCAAAGATGAATAAGTGTAGCTGACTCATGACAAGTGGTCATCTCAGACTCATTAGCGCCAGTCAAAGGAAGAAGATAAGGAAGAACAAGATTGTAAGATCGAAGACTCTGAAGCAAGGAAAGGCAGAACATCTGCTTAAATGAAGACATTCAAAATCAGGAGATAAACAAGCAAAGCTGACTCAAGCCAGATTAATCGAGCCCATTCAGTCAAGATCAAGTCAAGAAATTAAGACACTTCAAGACAaagatcagaagaagaaaaagacagAACCTCTTCATCAGAAGATGCCCAAGCTCAAACAAAGACAAGATGAAAGGCTTATCATCAAGGACGGTCAGATCTTTCTAACACTCTTGCTTTTATAATTCTATTGACTTTGATAtgagcttattaatagtgtatatAAATCTCTTCTGCATATCTAAAACTTATTGCCACATAATCTATTGTCTGTCCTATTCTATTTAAATGCATTTTAActctaaattatttttaacttcacATTTACTAACTAAATAACCACCTCATGAATAAGTCTAAGTCAAACCGAAAAATTAACTCCAACGCTAACGTATGTCAGTATCCTTTGTCTGCCCATGCATGCCTAGTTCTAGTTGCCACCCAGTCTATTATCTGGTCTATTCTCATGGATATCAGTTGTCTCTTAATCTCCTCGAAAACATAACTCAACCACCTCATTTACTCATCTGTCTCACTAGAATTGTCAACATTTAAAGATGGTCAAGATATCTCTTGATTCTGAACAATCCTATTTATGAAAATCTAGTTAAGAACTTTTGGAAACATGCATCTCTCAAACCTGAAGAGAACTCCATAAAATCCTTCAGCCTTCAACCATAAACCTCGCTGCTCCTACTCATCAAAATtattcctcttcatctaaccgaGCAAAACTCTAGATTCATGGCTGTCAGAACCTTCTTTAGAAACGAGAACATGCTTGTGATCATCAATGAGACGAAGCTGAGTGACTCAAGTGATGAGTACAGTCTCCACAAACTCCTTGAGTATCAAGGCTGGAACAAATACAAGGAAATCCTCAACAAACCCATCTACCCAAACCTTGTGAAGAAATTCTGGCTCTATGCTTCTGTCAGCAGTGATGGGCAAAGCATTACATCTCATATTTTCAACTCCAATATTATCATTACAAAGGACTCCATTACTGAAGCAATTCAGTGTCCATCTGGTCATATTTTAATATCTCTAGAGCTTCTTGATCATCTTGCTAGAATCCATCACTCGGGCTTCTCCTAGCTTCCTGTCGCCCTCAAAAGATTCTATATCAACCCAAAGAAACTAAAACCCATAAGCAGAATCTGGTATGAATTCATAATATCAAACATTGTGCCTCGAGTAATAGGTCAGAACATTCTATCCTCACGAGATAGATATCTTGCCATCTATCTTCGCAACGGTCGTAGGATAAACCTGTCAGCCATCATCTTCACTCACCTGAAGGAAGCTATTATCTTCTCCAGAACTTCTCAGAAGACTTGCTATATACCCTATGGGCGAGTCATCTCTGAATTAATTGAGAAAGCAGGAATTCTAACTAACCTTAGACAAACTGCGCTTGCTAGGAGCAACATCATGTCTTGCTATAGATGTGAAGAATTTGCTTTTGATTGAACTTGATTGAACATGAAAAATGAGATAAAATTTACTTGCTTAATTACTATcctctcataaaattgttccatcaaaatacatagtttttgtcatcatcaaaaagggggagattgttagaacaagattgagaatctatgttcagaatctagttttgatgataacaagcatatattttgattagtaacaattttattactaatggtttcatttagtgtgcagatactaTACTATAAGTATTATACAGGACtcatcagaaaaagagtacaacgactacatcagaaactggctcagatatgaaattaaacatccagaagattgacgaagctaaacatcactcatcagatgttctgattaagaatacgTCAAACAAGACAAGATCAGCAAATCAGAAGTAAAGAAGCAACAATGAAGAACAAGACTATTCGGAAgaatatgcaacaacaacaatatcacaAGAAGCTAGATTTCAACAATCCTCAAAGAAATACCAACAACAAGCACacaatcagaaagtacatcagaagcttcAAGGAAAATGAACAAGAAATGTCAGCTATAAGAAGTTttgcaacatcagaagatcaTGCACGtagaaagatcagaagttctgaagttacaagtTCTAAATCTACAACGCAGTGACATACAAAATGCAAACAACAAAAGAGTCACTTAtgaaccaatgaagaatctacagctcagcatacaaattgaataaaatacaaagCTTAGAATCAAATGGGaagccgttagaaacatcatcacatgcaaaatggttacaacatttaaaaggaacaactcccaaggttaaaAGAATAAGCAAGCTACATGCAGCGCATTGGAAAGGCAAGATTAACCAAAAGAAGCACGCCATCAACTATAATCATCATGATGAGGATAAGGTTCTGTCAAGAATAACACATGTCACAAAAGGCTCAATCTAGACGAAGCATTCAAAGTGAgattcaaacaaatctcaacggctagattccaacggtaacataccaagctctataaatagatcaaACTTCAGACTTGAAAGCATGAGTTCATGTTTACATCTGAGTATGCATCCAGAGTGAGCATCAAAGAATGTATCCAGGATACATTTACAGAGTGAAGAACAAGAACTATCTTTGAAGAAAATCTGTAGTGTGAAACTGAGCATGAAAGAATAAGTAAAGAGATATGATGTCATGCGTCAGAACATttacaagaggcaacacatactatgTATGTGCAGAAATAAGCTATAGTGTTGTTATACACTAATCATTTGCCTATATGAAGACagagagagaaaatgtgtgaAGA from Vicia villosa cultivar HV-30 ecotype Madison, WI unplaced genomic scaffold, Vvil1.0 ctg.004165F_1_1, whole genome shotgun sequence encodes:
- the LOC131641850 gene encoding uncharacterized protein LOC131641850 — encoded protein: MGPQRRMGIYVGYESPSTLKYLEPITGDLFTAHFADCHFDESNFPALGERIRSWKKRSLKNLANQLPNAFTDPKGVTKSYIPAANAPIKIDIPVGQSNESQPRLKRCRPIGSKDKIPRTRKGAKNKDDPSEDIENPSDIINISSLEEIDQVLETHENKEISINYVQNGIQWNRNEVDIDDLFAYIIALNEINEKEDHEPASIKICRQSEDWPKWKDAIEAELNSLYKRQVFGPVVRTPEGVKPVGYIWVFVRKQNEKGEIVRYKAQLVAQGFSQRPGIDFDETYSPVMDASTF